In the genome of Raphanus sativus cultivar WK10039 chromosome 9, ASM80110v3, whole genome shotgun sequence, the window AATCCAGTGTTTCATGAGCGTACGAAACATGTGGAGAAGGACTGTCATAGTGTACGAGATGGAGTGAAGGCTAAGATCATTGCTACACGTCATGTACGGACGAATGAGCAGTTAGCTGACATCTTGACGAAGGCATTGGGGACGCCTGCGTTTCGTTACTTGTTATCCAAGTTTGGAGTGTGTGATCTACActctccaacttgagggggagtgttgaggaAGGTTCTAGGAGTCTAGAACCGATATACACGGAAGAGAATATGATGGAGAGATTATAGGAGTTGTAATATATTGAGATAAGGTTGTTGTAATATCTGAGTCTATCTAGTGTCGAGTATCcgatgtatatatatgatgtaaCCTACGTTGAAGTAAATAACAAGTATTCTTCTAAGCTTTCTCTTGATCTTTCACGATTCGAATGATCACAATGCTTAGTTTTGCTTTACTGGTGCAGTTCCCCACTGTATTAAATAGATCTAAAGTACTAGTGGAACTCTCAAAATAGAGATCAACCAAAGACCTTAGCTCTTCGTTCTTCAATAAATCTACGTTGGCGATAATGCTCTCGGCCAACTTTTGGTTCATTTCAACTAGAAACCCGCATACCGACTTGACTGCGTTTAGGGAGAATTTTTCAGTCTCGACTCCTGTAGTGAGCGAGCGATTCAATTTGCTAAATCGTTGGTCAAGCGAAGAACCAAAGGATTTGAGCTCTGGATCTTCTTCACAAGCGTTTGTGTAAGAAATCAGGTTTGGTTCGTTGGTTCCATTCCTATCGGAACTTGAGTATTTCGACAGTAGTTGAGAGACTAATCCAACAGCCGCCATTGACTTTATACTACTCGAGCTAATCtggaaacaaaaaagaaaatcaagaaaattaagGCTAAGTATTCACAAAACTGTTCTTACCATTCTTATATTTCCTAAACTAATTTATTGT includes:
- the LOC130499793 gene encoding UPF0496 protein At5g66660-like, which codes for MAAVGLVSQLLSKYSSSDRNGTNEPNLISYTNACEEDPELKSFGSSLDQRFSKLNRSLTTGVETEKFSLNAVKSVCGFLVEMNQKLAESIIANVDLLKNEELRSLVDLYFESSTSTLDLFNTVGNCTSKAKLSIVIIRIVKDQEKA